One Sagittula stellata E-37 genomic window carries:
- a CDS encoding ABC transporter permease, with amino-acid sequence MQKVNLSVALKGGAIWGFIVLELLFFSIAGEYLSVSDKAFMDLENMLLLFKQSAPIGIIAMGMTIVMVNGNIDLSVGATFAIAAIILLDSMTWPIFAGLGDWVIPVAWLLALTVGTLLGALNGLIVWKTGVDAFIVTLGSMLGYRGIVFMFNGENPTSHLNWTLVDFAEAEFLGLATATWFLLGVTLVMWFVMARTVHGRNAYAIGDNREAAVNAGIRVGPHMMINFAIIGFLAALSAVVFYSESGSVNPNDGQLYELWVITAVVLGGTKITGGAGNVIGTFGGVIAIQLLRKGLGHIGADTSTVNLVIGLILIAVLFLDKQLNIKGKEELRV; translated from the coding sequence ATGCAAAAGGTCAATCTTTCCGTGGCGCTCAAAGGCGGCGCAATCTGGGGCTTCATCGTGCTGGAACTGCTGTTCTTCAGCATCGCTGGCGAATACCTCTCGGTCTCCGACAAGGCGTTCATGGACCTGGAGAACATGCTACTGCTGTTCAAGCAGTCCGCGCCGATCGGCATCATCGCCATGGGCATGACCATCGTCATGGTGAACGGCAACATCGACCTGAGCGTCGGCGCCACCTTCGCCATCGCCGCGATCATCCTGCTCGACTCCATGACCTGGCCGATCTTCGCGGGCCTCGGCGATTGGGTCATTCCGGTGGCTTGGCTGCTGGCACTGACGGTCGGCACGCTTCTGGGCGCGCTCAATGGCCTGATCGTCTGGAAGACCGGCGTCGACGCCTTCATCGTCACGCTGGGGTCCATGCTGGGCTACCGTGGCATCGTCTTCATGTTCAACGGCGAGAACCCGACCAGCCACCTCAACTGGACGCTGGTGGATTTCGCCGAGGCCGAGTTCCTGGGGCTGGCGACCGCGACATGGTTCCTGTTGGGTGTCACGCTGGTGATGTGGTTCGTCATGGCGCGCACGGTCCATGGCCGAAACGCCTACGCCATCGGTGACAACCGCGAGGCGGCGGTCAATGCGGGCATCCGCGTCGGCCCGCACATGATGATCAACTTCGCCATCATCGGCTTCCTCGCGGCGTTGTCGGCTGTGGTCTTCTATTCGGAAAGCGGATCGGTGAACCCCAATGACGGACAGTTGTACGAGTTGTGGGTCATCACGGCGGTCGTGCTGGGCGGCACGAAGATCACCGGCGGGGCTGGCAACGTCATAGGCACCTTCGGCGGCGTCATCGCGATCCAGCTTCTGCGCAAGGGGCTGGGCCACATCGGGGCGGATACTTCAACGGTAAACCTTGTGATCGGCCTGATCCTGATCGCGGTTCTGTTCCTCGACAAGCAACTGAACATCAAGGGCAAGGAGGAGTTGAGGGTATGA
- a CDS encoding sugar ABC transporter substrate-binding protein, giving the protein MKTKTIIAVTTAAVTLGGAAFAESHGGAMKIGITQNNVGVDSYQTTYEKAFIEAAEGNDMVETIVLDAGGDVARQIAQMEDLIQQDVDAIIIWPTNGEAVIPAVRKAHQAGIPVIVTNSNIAEQGFDFVKSFSGPDNITQGARSAEIMCDKFKEMGIEDEAQVVHITGQPGYTTAIERAKGFEDRLPEVCPNVTVVDTQPGDWNREKSQQVMEAFLVKYDDIDGVYAGDDNMGVGALNAAKAAGRDGIIFVGATNFAVGYEAMAAGDYWGSIYQSPVDDAKAALQTAVDVLSGEEVPFLNYFDTPKITQDNMGDFTKPVF; this is encoded by the coding sequence ATGAAGACCAAGACGATTATTGCGGTGACCACCGCAGCGGTCACGCTCGGCGGGGCCGCCTTCGCCGAAAGCCACGGCGGTGCGATGAAGATCGGCATCACGCAGAACAACGTGGGTGTCGACAGCTACCAGACCACTTACGAGAAGGCCTTCATCGAGGCGGCAGAAGGCAACGACATGGTCGAAACCATCGTGCTCGACGCCGGTGGCGACGTGGCCCGCCAGATCGCGCAGATGGAAGACCTCATCCAGCAGGATGTGGATGCCATTATCATCTGGCCGACCAACGGCGAAGCAGTGATCCCGGCCGTGCGCAAGGCGCATCAGGCCGGCATCCCGGTCATTGTGACCAACTCCAACATCGCCGAGCAGGGTTTCGACTTCGTGAAGTCCTTCTCGGGTCCCGACAACATCACCCAGGGCGCCCGTTCCGCCGAGATCATGTGTGACAAGTTCAAGGAAATGGGTATCGAGGACGAGGCTCAGGTGGTCCACATCACCGGCCAGCCGGGCTACACCACCGCCATCGAGCGCGCCAAGGGCTTCGAGGATCGTCTGCCCGAGGTCTGCCCGAACGTGACGGTTGTCGACACCCAGCCGGGCGACTGGAACCGCGAGAAGTCGCAGCAGGTGATGGAAGCCTTCCTTGTCAAGTACGACGACATCGACGGGGTCTATGCCGGGGACGACAACATGGGCGTGGGCGCGTTGAACGCTGCCAAGGCCGCAGGTCGCGATGGCATCATCTTCGTGGGCGCGACGAACTTTGCCGTCGGTTACGAGGCAATGGCAGCGGGCGACTACTGGGGCTCGATCTACCAGTCGCCGGTCGATGATGCGAAGGCCGCCCTGCAGACTGCGGTCGACGTGCTGAGCGGCGAAGAGGTGCCGTTCCTGAACTACTTCGACACACCGAAGATCACCCAGGACAACATGGGCGATTTCACCAAGCCGGTGTTCTGA
- a CDS encoding sugar ABC transporter ATP-binding protein, producing MTQPVLRLEDIVKTFPGVRALDGVSLSVMPGEVHALMGENGAGKSTLMKVLGGIHQPTEGAIYMGDEKVVMAGPLEAKAKGIVFIHQELSLAEELSVAENIYLGELPRKSFGRVDWATLTKKTDAILGKLNVGFDARTRVGDLSIANQQMVEIARALTVDAKAVIFDEPTASLTDAEKVVLFDVIADLKRDGVGVIYISHRMEEIFKITDRISILRDGQYQGTVNTAETTEEAVTQMMIGRKLDLSRNAAHHELGEVALEVKGLSCGKLYKDISFEIRRGEVVGFYGLVGAGRTEIAETLFGLRTPSAGQIRLAGKDVKIDSPTDAIAKGISLVPEDRKGQGLVLGMNCRDNMTLPQVDDLKSGPFMAEGAEVAIFDQYRDRLDIRTPGWKQKVGNLSGGNQQKIVIGKWLSMHPEVLIVDEPTRGIDVGSKSEIHKLLRELAAQGYAVMVISSEMPEVMHVSDRIVAMYSGRIMRTFTSEEVTEDSLIQAISGIGQEVA from the coding sequence ATGACCCAACCGGTTCTGCGTCTCGAAGACATCGTCAAGACCTTCCCGGGCGTACGGGCCCTGGACGGGGTGTCGCTCTCGGTCATGCCCGGCGAGGTCCACGCCCTCATGGGTGAAAACGGGGCCGGCAAGTCGACCCTGATGAAGGTGCTCGGCGGTATTCACCAACCCACCGAGGGCGCGATCTACATGGGCGACGAAAAGGTCGTGATGGCCGGCCCGCTGGAAGCGAAGGCCAAGGGCATCGTCTTCATCCACCAGGAACTCAGCCTGGCCGAGGAACTGAGCGTGGCCGAGAACATCTACTTGGGGGAGTTGCCGCGAAAGAGCTTCGGCCGGGTCGACTGGGCGACGCTCACGAAAAAGACTGACGCGATCCTCGGGAAGCTGAACGTGGGGTTCGATGCGCGCACCCGGGTCGGAGACCTGTCGATCGCCAACCAGCAGATGGTGGAGATCGCCCGTGCCCTGACCGTGGACGCCAAGGCGGTGATCTTCGATGAACCCACCGCCTCGCTGACCGACGCGGAAAAGGTGGTTCTGTTCGACGTGATCGCCGACCTGAAGCGCGACGGGGTCGGGGTCATCTACATCTCGCACCGCATGGAGGAGATATTCAAGATCACCGACCGCATCTCGATCCTACGCGACGGTCAGTACCAAGGTACCGTCAACACCGCCGAGACCACCGAAGAGGCGGTGACGCAGATGATGATCGGACGGAAACTCGACCTGAGCCGCAACGCCGCGCACCACGAACTGGGCGAGGTCGCGCTGGAGGTGAAGGGCCTGTCCTGCGGAAAGCTCTACAAGGACATATCCTTTGAAATCCGGCGCGGTGAGGTTGTCGGTTTCTATGGTCTGGTGGGCGCGGGGCGGACGGAGATCGCGGAGACGCTCTTTGGGCTGCGCACACCTTCCGCCGGCCAGATCCGGCTTGCGGGCAAGGACGTGAAAATCGACAGCCCGACCGACGCCATAGCGAAGGGCATTTCCCTCGTTCCCGAAGACCGCAAGGGACAGGGGCTGGTGCTTGGCATGAACTGCCGGGACAACATGACCTTGCCGCAGGTGGACGACCTGAAGAGCGGACCCTTCATGGCCGAGGGGGCGGAGGTGGCCATCTTCGACCAGTACCGCGACCGGCTCGACATCCGCACGCCGGGCTGGAAGCAGAAGGTGGGCAACCTCTCGGGCGGCAACCAGCAGAAGATCGTGATTGGCAAGTGGCTGTCGATGCACCCGGAAGTGCTGATCGTCGACGAACCCACGCGCGGCATCGACGTCGGCTCCAAGTCGGAGATCCACAAACTGCTGCGCGAACTTGCGGCACAGGGGTATGCGGTCATGGTCATCAGCTCGGAAATGCCTGAGGTCATGCATGTTTCCGACCGGATCGTCGCGATGTATTCGGGCCGCATCATGCGGACCTTCACGTCCGAGGAAGTGACAGAGGACAGCCTGATCCAGGCGATTTCCGGCATCGGCCAGGAAGTGGCGTGA
- a CDS encoding ABC transporter permease, protein MAVFDKREIGSVLAKQGILIAFALFMIAFTIANPKFISVDNVFSVVRSSAILGVMALGVTFVVISGNLDLSVGSMMSFSTIVVLDLHDKVGPALAIPLMFAMTLCLGAFIGFLVGYLRLNSLIVTLGMLSAIHGLTLTYSGGQNMDIADKEGTWFSVFGQGTALGIPVPILIFVALAALLGLTLARTPYGRKVYAVGGNGTAATFSGIRRARTVFTCYLISAGCVATAGLIQASRSLGSQNTVGQGLELEVLAAVILGGASLLGGSGTIFKTVIGVLILGFIQNGLLLVGLQFYVQFVVTWIIIILAVWLDIAAKRGKLWSMIA, encoded by the coding sequence ATGGCAGTTTTCGACAAAAGGGAGATCGGCAGCGTTCTGGCGAAACAGGGGATCCTGATCGCCTTTGCGCTTTTCATGATCGCCTTCACCATCGCCAATCCAAAGTTCATCTCCGTCGACAACGTGTTCAGCGTTGTACGGTCCTCCGCGATCCTCGGCGTGATGGCGCTTGGCGTGACGTTTGTTGTCATCAGCGGCAACCTCGACCTGTCGGTCGGCTCGATGATGTCCTTCTCGACCATCGTGGTGCTCGACCTGCACGACAAGGTCGGGCCGGCGCTCGCGATTCCCCTGATGTTCGCCATGACGCTTTGCCTCGGGGCCTTCATCGGTTTTCTGGTCGGCTATCTCAGGCTCAATTCACTGATCGTGACGCTGGGAATGCTGTCGGCGATCCACGGGCTGACGCTGACCTATTCCGGCGGTCAGAACATGGATATCGCCGACAAGGAGGGCACCTGGTTCTCCGTCTTCGGGCAGGGCACGGCGCTTGGGATTCCGGTTCCGATCCTGATCTTCGTGGCTCTTGCCGCACTGTTGGGTCTGACGCTTGCGCGGACTCCATACGGACGAAAGGTCTACGCGGTGGGTGGCAACGGCACGGCGGCGACCTTCTCGGGCATCCGCCGGGCCCGCACCGTCTTTACCTGCTACCTGATCTCGGCGGGCTGTGTCGCCACGGCGGGTCTGATCCAGGCCAGCCGCTCGCTCGGGTCGCAGAACACCGTAGGGCAGGGGCTCGAACTGGAGGTGCTGGCCGCGGTCATCCTTGGCGGGGCTTCTCTCCTCGGCGGGTCTGGCACGATCTTCAAGACAGTGATCGGGGTGCTGATCCTCGGGTTCATTCAGAACGGTCTGCTGCTCGTGGGGCTTCAGTTCTACGTCCAGTTCGTCGTCACCTGGATCATCATCATCCTAGCGGTCTGGCTGGATATTGCGGCCAAGCGCGGCAAGCTCTGGTCGATGATCGCGTAA
- a CDS encoding SDR family NAD(P)-dependent oxidoreductase, with amino-acid sequence MGRVTGRACIVTGAARGIGRAIGEALLEEGAKVCFADIDGDGVATVARENAARFDPQHVTSARVDVTDRAAVRAMIDHTVETFGRLDVKFNNAGVNKPMNFMDVDEDNWNFVMGVNGLGCMIGMQEAARQMMAQGRGPDGMAGKIVNTASIASRQGFDNVAPYCASKFAVVSLTQSGARDLAKHGITVTGFAPGVVKTEMWEQVDRDLMEIGASARPGQAMEEFSASILKGRVATPPDITGTTTFLASRESDYMTGQIVMIDGGMTLV; translated from the coding sequence ATGGGACGTGTGACGGGGCGCGCCTGTATCGTGACGGGCGCGGCGCGCGGCATCGGCCGCGCAATCGGCGAAGCCCTGCTCGAAGAGGGGGCGAAGGTCTGTTTCGCGGATATCGACGGTGACGGTGTCGCCACGGTCGCCAGGGAGAACGCAGCGCGCTTCGACCCGCAACACGTGACTTCTGCCCGGGTCGACGTGACGGACCGCGCCGCAGTCCGCGCGATGATCGACCACACGGTCGAGACGTTCGGGCGGCTCGACGTGAAGTTCAACAACGCCGGTGTGAACAAGCCGATGAACTTCATGGACGTCGACGAGGACAACTGGAATTTCGTCATGGGTGTCAACGGTCTGGGCTGCATGATCGGAATGCAGGAAGCCGCGCGCCAGATGATGGCGCAGGGCAGGGGGCCGGATGGCATGGCGGGCAAGATCGTCAACACGGCATCCATCGCCAGCCGCCAGGGCTTTGACAATGTCGCACCCTACTGCGCGTCGAAGTTCGCAGTCGTGTCGTTGACACAATCCGGTGCCCGCGACCTTGCCAAGCACGGCATAACGGTGACCGGCTTCGCGCCGGGCGTCGTCAAGACGGAGATGTGGGAACAGGTGGACCGCGACCTGATGGAGATCGGCGCCTCCGCCCGACCTGGGCAGGCGATGGAGGAGTTCTCTGCTTCGATCCTGAAGGGCCGCGTCGCCACACCGCCCGACATCACCGGGACCACCACGTTCCTCGCGTCGCGCGAAAGCGACTACATGACCGGGCAGATCGTGATGATCGACGGGGGCATGACGCTCGTGTGA
- a CDS encoding ABC transporter substrate-binding protein, which yields MDAANGPHDHPNINKKTQAMNDMGGHDRHSPAAPLAQPEAVQILSFLEAFSDEVEGALDLVAPNAHLRMMMHLLQGHLDGKTVTPTSLIGASRVPYATANRRLKEMVDAGLIEQRPRTVTGKSFSMHPSEAMIETWMQLSGRLRRLGETTFGGPVRVQDTRDYYFGGSYIAAQSIPPLRVLHEPLKVSGGLRVLVHGDPTFMVMDTLKRQFEQVIGTEISQRAFSIDRLREEALRNATRDASRYDIIAVDLPWIGEFASKDVLMPLDDAMDLARLDPADFHTAGWQGAHWGGRPYGVPAQTTPELLFYRHDLFAKAGLEPPSTTESLLDAARALHDPQRGRYGIAWNAARGTPLGHTVLMTFADFGQPIVDLPEQAGGFDTEHLSRGQYRATIDTDAGLAAAEFLLELLKYSPPDILSMSWYERVRPYAAGKVAMAYGYTLLAPYFELDETSPAYGQTSYLPHPPAPGKRPVAPVGGYVMGIPANLAPERVPAAVEALRVFTSPEAQKLYVQNGSRTNPRYSVGADPDVRRLSTIFEAVDGMSWRDELQFWPRPPVPEIGDIFKICGEEFHDMLRGIVPPREALRRAQDRADALIGQDRTP from the coding sequence ATGGATGCGGCGAATGGGCCGCACGACCACCCGAACATCAACAAGAAGACGCAGGCCATGAACGACATGGGAGGACATGACCGACACAGCCCCGCCGCGCCGCTGGCGCAGCCGGAGGCCGTGCAAATCCTGTCTTTCCTCGAAGCCTTCAGCGACGAGGTGGAAGGCGCGCTCGACCTCGTGGCGCCCAATGCGCACCTGAGAATGATGATGCACCTGCTGCAGGGGCATCTCGACGGCAAAACGGTCACGCCCACATCGCTTATCGGGGCCAGCCGTGTGCCCTACGCCACAGCAAACCGGCGCCTGAAGGAGATGGTCGACGCCGGCCTGATCGAGCAACGCCCGCGCACCGTCACCGGCAAGAGCTTTTCGATGCACCCAAGCGAGGCGATGATCGAGACGTGGATGCAGCTTTCGGGCCGTCTGCGCAGATTGGGCGAAACCACCTTCGGCGGACCGGTCCGCGTTCAGGACACCCGGGACTACTACTTTGGCGGCAGCTACATCGCCGCGCAGTCCATCCCGCCCCTGCGCGTCCTGCACGAACCGCTCAAGGTGTCGGGCGGCCTTCGCGTGCTGGTGCACGGCGACCCGACCTTCATGGTCATGGACACGCTCAAGCGACAGTTCGAACAGGTCATCGGCACCGAGATCAGCCAGCGCGCCTTTTCCATCGACCGGCTGCGCGAGGAAGCCTTGCGCAACGCCACCCGCGACGCCAGCCGTTACGACATCATCGCGGTGGACCTCCCGTGGATCGGCGAGTTCGCGAGCAAGGACGTCCTGATGCCGCTGGACGATGCGATGGACCTGGCCCGGCTCGACCCCGCGGATTTTCATACGGCTGGCTGGCAGGGGGCGCATTGGGGCGGACGGCCCTACGGCGTACCGGCGCAGACCACGCCCGAACTACTGTTCTACCGCCACGACCTTTTCGCCAAGGCCGGGCTGGAGCCGCCCTCCACCACCGAGTCCCTGCTGGACGCCGCCCGCGCTCTGCACGACCCGCAGCGCGGCAGATACGGCATCGCATGGAACGCCGCCCGCGGCACGCCGCTCGGCCATACGGTGCTGATGACCTTTGCCGACTTCGGCCAGCCGATCGTCGATCTGCCGGAGCAGGCCGGCGGGTTCGACACGGAGCACCTCTCCAGAGGTCAGTACCGTGCGACCATCGACACCGACGCGGGTCTTGCCGCGGCGGAGTTCCTGCTGGAGCTGCTGAAGTACTCACCCCCCGACATCCTTTCGATGTCCTGGTACGAGCGGGTCCGCCCTTACGCCGCCGGGAAGGTGGCCATGGCCTACGGCTATACCCTGCTGGCCCCCTACTTCGAACTGGACGAAACCTCGCCTGCCTACGGTCAGACGAGTTACCTGCCGCATCCGCCTGCACCGGGCAAACGTCCCGTCGCGCCGGTAGGTGGCTACGTCATGGGCATTCCGGCCAACCTCGCCCCCGAACGGGTGCCCGCAGCGGTCGAGGCGCTGCGCGTCTTCACCTCGCCGGAGGCGCAGAAGCTCTACGTGCAGAACGGCAGCCGCACCAACCCGCGTTACTCGGTCGGGGCCGATCCGGACGTGCGCCGCCTCTCGACCATCTTCGAGGCGGTCGACGGCATGTCCTGGCGCGACGAACTGCAGTTCTGGCCGCGCCCGCCGGTGCCGGAGATCGGCGACATATTCAAGATCTGCGGCGAGGAATTCCACGACATGCTCCGCGGTATCGTCCCCCCGCGTGAGGCTTTGCGCCGGGCACAGGACCGCGCCGACGCATTGATCGGACAAGACAGGACACCGTGA